From the Mycobacterium sp. 155 genome, the window CGACCACCAGCGCCAACACGACGGCCACCGCACCGAAGATCACCGCCAACCGCGACATGTGCGGCAGCTTCAGGTTCCGGATGTTGAAAATCGTTGACATAGCTCGACGTATCCCCCCTATCCCTGCGATCCGGGCGGAAGGAACGGCGGGTTACCCGGCAACGGGGCTGTACCCGCAGGAGGCAATTCCGGTCCGGGGCCGGGCGGTGCCGGCGGCGCGTTCAGCGGTGGCGGTATCGGCGCAAACCCGGGGACGAACTCGTCGGGTCCGGGTTGCGGGCTGACCGGCACCGTGCGGGCACCCGGCGGACCGGGGGCCAGCGGCACCGGCGCACCCGGCTGATCCGGCGGCATCTGACCCGGGATGGCCGCGCTGGGCACGCCCGGCGAATGCGCGACGCCATCCGGATTCGGCGCTGATGTGGCGACGTCCGGCGGGCTGTAGTTCGCGCCGTACGGGTTGTCGCCGAACGGTCCCGTGGTGTCGGCCGCACACGGCAGCGGGTTGCCCGGGGATGGGATGCCGTCGGCGGCAGGCGTGTACGAGCACGGAGAACCAGGCGGGACGGCCGGTCCCGGATGCTCGGGAGTGCCTTCCAGCGGGGTCGGGGCGGGCGGCGGTGCGCCGTTTTCGAATCGCTCGCCGTTGGGGTCCGGGAACCGGAACGACGGCAGGCCCGCGCTGCGCCAGAACTCCTCAGGATCGATACCGCGCTTCTTGAACGCAGCATCGACGAACGGTTGCAGAATCTGCGGCGGCAACAAGTTGACGAGCATGACCTTGAAGTACGGACCGGAGGCCAGCGCCTCGGCCAATGACGTGATGAACTTGCCCGCGATACTCAGCGTGTCGGCCAAGTCCTGCTTGCGCTGCACCAGGATGTCGCTGACCGTGCGGAGCTGCTCCAACACGTGGTTGAGGTTCGGGTTATCGCTGATCAAGCCCTCGACTTGCCTCGATACCGTCGACACCCGTTCCAACAGCATGCTGACTGCCTGGCCGCGCTGGTTGACCGCGGCCAACAGGGTCTGCGCGTTCACCAGCAGCTGGTTGACCTGCGTGCTGCGGTCGCCGAGCACTGTGGCGATCTTGTTCGCGTTGGCCAGCAGTTGCCGAATTTGATCGTCACGCTTGCCGATGGTCTCGGAGAACCTGGCCACCCCGTCCAGCGCGGCACTCAGGTGTGGCGAGGTCTGATCCACCGTCTCCGACAACACATTCAGCGATTGACGAACCGACTTGGTGTCCCAGCCCGAGGCGTTGCGCGTGACGTCGAAGATGGCGTCGTAGATCTGGTAGGGCGTCGTCGTCTGGCCTACCGGCAGAATCCCGCGCGGGGCCAGGGCCTGGTTGCCGCGCGGCTGAATCTCGATGTTCTTGCGACCCAGGATGGTGTCAGTCCGGATCGCGGCCCGGCTCTCGGTGCCGATGGTGCGGCCGCCGAGCGTATAGCCGATCACCACCTTGTCGCCGTTGATGTCCATCGACTTGACGTCGCCGACGTCCATGCCGGCGATCCGCACTCGATCACCCAGGTTCAGACCACCGGTGTCGGTGAACTGCGCATAGTAGGTCGGCACAGCGAAGATCATCGGCACGCTGGTCAACGTCGAACCCACACCGATGATGAGCGCGACGACGGCCACACCCATCAGGCCCTTACGGGACCGGTCGGAACCCTGCAGTGTCCTCATTTCGGCGTGCACCTACCCGAGGGCTGCGACGTGATCCGTACGGTTCGGACCGGTCCGCCCGGCTGCAAACCGTTGAGCTTCAACGAGATGTCGCACGCGTAGAAGTTGAAGAAGTCACCATAGATGCCACCGGCACGGCCGATGATCTTCAATGCGCCCGGCATTTGCACCAGGATGTCGTTGACCTCCTGCTTCTGGTCGATCAAGGGTTTCTGGATGACGTCGAGATATCCGAGGGTGTCCTTGAGCAGCGGCCGGTTGTCGCTCAGCAGCTCGGCAAGGGAACCCGCCACGTTGCTGATGTTGGCCACCGAGGTGGCGATCGGGTCGGCCCGGTTCTTCAGCCCGGTGATCAGCGTCTCGAAGTTCTTCAGCGTGTCGTCGAACTGCTTCTGATGCTTGACGGTGGTGTCCAGCACGATATTGAGGTTCTTGACCACCTCACCGATGGCCTGATCCCGATCGGCGATCGTAGAAGTCAGCTGGGAGGTCTGGTCCAGGATGTCGTTGATGGTGCCGCCCTGGCCCTGGAAGACCGTGATCAACGACTTGGCAATGGTGTTGACCTTGTCCGGGGCCAGCGAGTTGAACAGCGGCCGGAAGCCACCCACCAAGGCGTCGAGGTCCAGCGCGGGCTGGGTGCGTTCCAGCGGGATGGTGCTGCCGGGGGGGATGATCTTGTTGCTCTCGCCGCGCTTGAGCTCGAGGTAGCGGTTGCCGATCAAGTCCTGGTAGCGCACTGCCGCAGTGGTCTGATCGAACAACGGCAACGACTTTTCGACGTTGAACGTGACCTCGGCCTGCTCACCGCCGTTGATCAGGTCGACCTTGGATACCTTGCCGACCTCGACGCCGGCGGCGCGGACGAACTGCCCGCTGCGCAGACCGCTGACGTTCTTGAAGATCGCCGAGTACTCGCTGGTGCTGTTGAACCGGATCTGGGCGAACACCACGAAGATGAGCGCGGTGAACGTGAGCAACACCAGGGAGAAGATCCCCAGCTTGATAATCGTGCCCTTGATGCTCATGCGGCTCCCTCGCAGGCTCGGGTTCCGCATGCCCTCTGCTTATTCGTTCCGCTAGCTTCACTCATGGGTTGATCGTGTTC encodes:
- a CDS encoding virulence factor Mce family protein — translated: MRTLQGSDRSRKGLMGVAVVALIIGVGSTLTSVPMIFAVPTYYAQFTDTGGLNLGDRVRIAGMDVGDVKSMDINGDKVVIGYTLGGRTIGTESRAAIRTDTILGRKNIEIQPRGNQALAPRGILPVGQTTTPYQIYDAIFDVTRNASGWDTKSVRQSLNVLSETVDQTSPHLSAALDGVARFSETIGKRDDQIRQLLANANKIATVLGDRSTQVNQLLVNAQTLLAAVNQRGQAVSMLLERVSTVSRQVEGLISDNPNLNHVLEQLRTVSDILVQRKQDLADTLSIAGKFITSLAEALASGPYFKVMLVNLLPPQILQPFVDAAFKKRGIDPEEFWRSAGLPSFRFPDPNGERFENGAPPPAPTPLEGTPEHPGPAVPPGSPCSYTPAADGIPSPGNPLPCAADTTGPFGDNPYGANYSPPDVATSAPNPDGVAHSPGVPSAAIPGQMPPDQPGAPVPLAPGPPGARTVPVSPQPGPDEFVPGFAPIPPPLNAPPAPPGPGPELPPAGTAPLPGNPPFLPPGSQG
- a CDS encoding MCE family protein, with translation MSIKGTIIKLGIFSLVLLTFTALIFVVFAQIRFNSTSEYSAIFKNVSGLRSGQFVRAAGVEVGKVSKVDLINGGEQAEVTFNVEKSLPLFDQTTAAVRYQDLIGNRYLELKRGESNKIIPPGSTIPLERTQPALDLDALVGGFRPLFNSLAPDKVNTIAKSLITVFQGQGGTINDILDQTSQLTSTIADRDQAIGEVVKNLNIVLDTTVKHQKQFDDTLKNFETLITGLKNRADPIATSVANISNVAGSLAELLSDNRPLLKDTLGYLDVIQKPLIDQKQEVNDILVQMPGALKIIGRAGGIYGDFFNFYACDISLKLNGLQPGGPVRTVRITSQPSGRCTPK